In the Gorilla gorilla gorilla isolate KB3781 chromosome 1, NHGRI_mGorGor1-v2.1_pri, whole genome shotgun sequence genome, CTCGGTCCCACTGGACAAGAGATCCATCATCTCTGTGGCAGGCCGTGCCCTGGCGGGGTGGGCCATCTGGTGTGCAAGGCTCCTGAGTGGAACCACAGAGGGATGTCATGGCCGAGGCCCCCAAGGGTCGGTGGCAGAGACCCCAGCTGCCTCAGATAGGGAACTGATTGATCATGGGAAGAGTGAAGGTGGTGTGAGGTCTCCTCCCAGACAGAGCCAGTAGAACAGCTGGGGGCTGCCAGGTGTGGAGTCAGCTCAGAGCTGGGAGGGGCCTCAGGATCCCCAACACCAATGTCCTCttttgacagatggggaaactgaagtccTGGGCACCTGCCATGGAGCCGGCTCCCAGAGCGACTGTCCAGTCGGCCCAAATGCGGGCCTTTTCTTTGTGCCCAGGGTGAAAACAATGGTTTGGGAATGAAGCAGCCTGTCAGGGAGCTGGTGGTTTGCCTTATACAATGCTAATTGCTGGTTTGGTTGCTGTTTTGTAGAATATTCTGGTCACTGATCTAACAATCGTGGTGCCGTGGAGGTGTGCCGCTCAGATCTCTCTTGGGGAAAGCGCTTGCTGGCGGCCTCCAGCTGGTACAGCTTCAGGGCCACCTTGGCCCATGGCAGGCTgttcccagcagcccctgccaATGACGGGCATGGGGGTTCTGGGGCCCAGCCATTTCTGCTCAGCACGGGCCTCGTCTAACAGGCCACCCCTGTACTGGAGCGCCCATCTGGTGCATGATGTCTGAAGCTTCCTCCATGCTTCCTCCACCTTTCATCATTCACAAGTGTTTCCCACCCCTAGCCCACCCCAAAATAAATCTGTtgcactttttgttttgttttgttgagacagggtcttgctctgtcacccaagctggagtaccgTGGTGCAATCATatctcgctgcagccttgacccccgaggctcaggtgatcctcctgccttagcctcctgaatacctggaaccacaggcgcacaccaccaagcctggttggttaattttttatttttttattttttttttattttgagacagagtctcgctctgtcagagtgcagtcgtgcgatctcgggtcactgcaacctccacctcccaggttcaagcaattctttgcctcaggctcctgagtagctaggattacaggcacctgccaccatgcccggctaatttgtgtatttttagtagagatggggtttcaccttcttggccaggctggtcttgaactcctgaccttgtgatccactcacctcggcctcccaaagggctgggattataggcgtgagccaccgcacccagccaagcctggttattttttaaaattattactatttttggagatggagtcttcccgtgttgcccaggctggtcctgaactcctgggctcacgggatcctcctgcctcagcctcccatagtgctgggattacaggtgtgagccactgcacccggcctcacacTTCTAACTTACCTCAGTATCTGCTTCCTGGAAGGTCCGACGGACCCCCAAGGGCCCCCAGGGTTCAGGACATTAGTTACAACGTCCGGCTTCTTGTTTTTAGACTGTCTCCATGGAGACGGCTGCCGAACAGTGAGGATGTCACCAAAAGCATCTCCAGAATGCCTGGCAGTGTTGTGATGGGACAAGGACAGCATTAAGCCCTGCCTGGTGTCAGGAGGAAGAGGGCAAGAGAGGATCATCCCAATTTAAGGCAGCATGGGGCTGTGGTGAAGAGGCTTTCCAGCCAGGCCAGGTTGGAGCCACTtcttaactgtgtgaccttgggcaagacagCCTCTCTGGGGCTCAATCACCTGGCTTGAAAACTGCATTGTTGTGAgtaatgtttttggtttttttttgagacggagtttcgctcttattgcccaggctggagtgcaatggcacgatctcagctcaccacaacctccgcctcccgggttcaagcaatgttcccgcctcagcctcccaagtagctgagattacaggcgcacaccaccatgcccagttaatttttgtatttttaatagagacggggtttcaccatgttggttaggctggtctcaaactcctgacctcgtgatccgcctgcctcggcctcccaaagtgctgggattacaggcatgagccgccatgcccagggtatttttttttttttttttttgagatggagtttccctcttgtcgcccaggctggagtgcagttgcatgatcccagctcactgcaacctctgccttgaaggttcaagcgattgattctcctgcctcatcctcccgagtagctgggattacaggcatgttccaccatgcccggataatttttatatttttagtagcgatggggtttcgccatgttggccaggatggtctcaaactcctgacctcaggtgttccacccgcctcagcctcccatagtgctgggattacaggtgtgagccaccgtgcccggctgtgaATAATGTATGAAATGAATGGATGTCTGACAGCAACTCTCAGGAAAGTGGCagctgttgttattatttatCATCCATGAAGGGTCAAGGATTCTCAGGTCCTGCACATGTGggaacccccactcccacccaggTTCCCTCCCAGCACCCAGTCTGGTGCCTTGAATGTGGGTGCTGGCTGCTACCTGGCAGGCAGTCTTGGTGATGGTCGCATGGTTCCCCTTCGGCTGGTGATGTTTCGTTACCATCACTGGAGAGTTTACCGCGGTGTTTCTCTGGGGATAAGAAGATCTGTCGTCAGAAGCTGGGGCCCAGCAGAGCAGAGGTTAAGCACAGGGACTCAGATGTTGGAGTGCCCATACCACCACCCTACAGCATGGCTTGGACAAGGCACTGTacccctctgtctctgcctcagttttctcttctctaaAATGGGATCAACAGTACTATGGACCTAACAGGTATTTTCCCTCAGGGTAACATGAGTGGAAACATGGAAGCGTGTGGCACGTGATAAGCATTTGACAGCATTCTCCATTCCAAGTGGTGTTTCCAGGTTAGGCTCCATGCTCCCCCTCTCCCCACATCCCACCTTTGGACATCCGAAGATCAGACAGGGCTCACTGGGGCCCCCACCTCAACAGATGGTGCGGGAGGGCAGGGCACCCAGGCATGGAAGGTAGTGGGGTAGGTGGGCATACCTTTCTTCTTTGCAGAGGGCCAACCATCAGGTTTTAAGTCTTCATAATCGGTCCAGTCGAACAAGGCCATGTCCAGCGTGGGCATCACCTCCCCGTCAGACCTGGGCTGTGCCTGCTGGAGACCGTGGAGAAGGGGGATGTTGGAACCTTCAAATCCATGGAAGCAGGAGTGTGGAGTCCCAAGGTCAGAGGGCAAAAAAGAGGCTTCTCAGAGGCCACCTTATCCTCTGCTGGGCAGCCTGGAGTCTCAGCCCGAGGACATAAAGATGGCTGCCGGAGGCTCCTGTTCCAGTGGCCACTAGGTAATTTCCTTCCTGTGCAGCCATTACTCAAGAAGGaccatgcagacacacacaggtGAGTTACCTACCAGGCCCTCTGAGGAGGGGCAGAGACCACCTGCAGGCTGGGAAGGCCACCTTGCTTGCCCAGGGTCTTTAAGCCCACGAGGAGGGTGTTGGAAGTAGCCCAGCCACTCACTGGACTTTcccatcccttcctctctctgcagAGGTTACCAGCTCTCCGTGGCACCATTGAGGCCACAACCAGGGCTCAGTCCCACTCACAGCCTGGGCCAGTGGCCCCAGGAATGCAGAGGGCTAGAGGTCCTCAGCAATAGCTGGATCTACACACCGGCATGTGCGAGCACTAGGGAGGGCATGGGCAGGAACCGCACCTTCTAGGCTGGCCTGCAGGGGGCCTTGGATGATAAGACGGATAACCATGTATTCCTGGGAAACGGTCTGCAGCTTTTATCACAATCTCAAGGGGGTGCAAGACCCCAAAAAAGGATAAGAAAGATCTGCTGCTAAAAaagctttatttcttttgtatttttgtagagacggggtttcaccatgttggccaggctggtctcgaactcctgacctcaggtgatccacctgcatcggtctcccaaagtgctgggattacagacgtgagccacccactgcacctggcctatttcttttttatgtatttttttatacatatatattattgatccttttaaataattttagtttgaaaagcttttttgtttttttttttttgagatggagtctcgctctgtcgcccaggctggagtgcagtggcgtgatcttggctcactgcaagctctgcctcccgggttcaagcaattctctgcctcagcctcccaagtagctggaactacaggtgcctgccactacgcccagctatttttttttttttttttggtatttttagtagagatggggtttcaccatgttagccaggatggtcttgatttcctgaccttgtgatctgcccgccttggcctcccaaagtgctgggattttacaggcatgagccactgcgcccggcctgaaaacCTTTAAAAGCCACAGAAGAGGTGCAAGAATGATGCGGTCAGCTCCTATACACCCCTCTTCCAGAATCACCAGTGGGTAGTGTTTTTGCCACATTTGCTCGCTTACTTtctctccacatttttttttttcccttgagacagggtctcactctgtcgcccagactggaatgcagtggtgcaatcatggctcactgcagccctgacctcctgggttcaagcgatcctcctgcctcagcctcccaagcagctggtactacaggcacatgccctcatgcctgtctaattttttaaaaaagttttgtagacacagggtctcactatgttgcccaggataatctcaaactcctgggctcaagtgaccctcgtgccttggccttctaaggtgttggaattacaggcttgagccaacgtgcccgccccacatatctttttttttttttttgagacaaagtctcacactgtcacctgggctggtgtgcagtggggcgatcttgacacgctgcagcctccgcctcccaagtttaagcgattctcctgcctcagcctcccgagtagctgggactacaggcatgcgccaccacgctcagctaatttttgtatttttagtagagatggagtttcactgtgttggccaggctggtctcgaactcctgacctcgtgatctgcccacctcggcctctctaagtgctgggattacaggcatgagccaccgcgcccagcctacatatCTTTTTTAAAGATCTGATGCAGATGGGTCCAAGTGTTAGCTAATGCTTATTAATTCTGGGTCTTGATgacacagttttaaaaatcaccatttttaTGCTTCATGCTCCTCTGTACACAGAAAGCTCCTCCCCAGGCCTTGCTGCTCTTCATGCAGACACCAGCGTGCTGAGCTACCGCttgcctccttggctgtccccagAGTGGGCCCCCGGGAGCACTTTGCCCTGGACAGTGGCAGACCCTTGTCAGGATGGAGCACCCACCAGGGCTGGAGCTAGACTGGATGGGCAGCAGGAGATCTGGTTTCAATCTAAGTAAGCTCTGTGGCCTCCTGCCCCCGTGCCTCAGTATCCCTACATGTATTAAGAGGGCTTTCCATGACATGGGCTCAAGGACCCTTCCAGATCCAAGGCTGTTTGGGGACCCCTTACCTGGGGCCGCAGGGAGGTGACGGGCAGGATCAGGGACTCTTCTGTGGCAGGTGCTGCCTCAAAGGTGGTGAGAAAGAACATGGTGGGCGCCAGGCTGGTGGAGGATTCCTCCATGGCTGCATCCAGCACCTGGGCTTCGGAGAGCTCTGCCTTCTTCATCAGGGAGCTGGGACCTCGGACCAAGGCTCGGCCTGAGACACAGGATGGGGAGCACAGGGGCTATATCTGCTTGCCACCTCGTGGCAGTCTACAGCAGAACCCACGTTTTATGCTGCAAACTAGGAGGCAGCAGGCACTGTGTGACAAGCCCTTGGTTCAGCCCCCATTCCTGCTTCCTACCCTTCTTGGGAGGTTGGGGGATGGGAACTCGGAGGAAAATGTCTTGGAAGAACTTGCAGTGTCGCTGGGGAGACAGTCCAAGGATTCTCCCTGTAAAGCAACATTCCAGCAAGTCCAAGTCCAGGCTGGCTGGGCGCAGCCAGATATGTAAGTATAACAAATAGGAACTAGTAGGATTAACcatggaaggcttcctggaggaggtgaagtTTGAGTAGGGAGAAATGTCATGAGGCTGAGAATCATTGCAGTGGCCTTTGAGGAAGCTGGGAGGTGGGAATCACTGCTTATCACACACAAGTGAGTGCATCCTGTGTGGTGACAATTAGTCATCACCCCATTAatggagcacctgctgtgtgctgggTCCCAGAGGAGCTGTGTCACAAGCGTTATTTCGTCTAACTACTGCAAGAGCTCTGGGAAGTGGGTGCTCCTTCAGTCTCATCTACaaggaaggaaactgaagcacagagaggttaggtgactCACGGAAGGATGCACAGCTCATGAGTAGCAGGGTCTGGATTCAGCTCcagcagggctggagtgcaggggctcaatcttggctcactgcaacctctgcctccagggttcaagtgattctcccacctcagcctcctgagtaactgggattacaggcatgtgccaccacacctggctaatttttgtatttttgatagagatggggtttctccatgttgcccaggttggtctccaactcctgatctcaagtgatctgcctgcccagcctcccaaagtgctgggattacaggtgtgagccaccacacccagcctggcctgAGGTTTCACAGCCAGTCATTAGCAGAGCAGGGCCTAGCCCGCAAACCTTCTCCTCCTCGTCACCTCCTCACCATATCAACTCTCCCAGGAGGCCTGGCTGCAGCCCTGGAGCTGGCAGAGCGGGAGCCCAGCAGGACGGGTCCACACCCCACGCGTGCCCTCTAGCTGTCCTCAAAGGTCCCAGCATCCTCCCCTGAAAGCTGACACAGGTAACCCCAGGAGTGGGAGGCTGAAAGTCGAAGCCGGGGGACCCTGACTGACCTCTGCCCTCTTGGGGGGTTCTCAGGCCTCACAGGGAAGCCAGCCTCAGCTGTTTGCACAAGAAGGGGTGTTGAAGCTCCATTGCCTTCCTGCCAAAGAACCCTGCTGTCACCACTGCATTTGTGGCACTCGGCATGTCCCTAGAGGCAGTCGGGTCACATGGAGAGCTTAGAAGCCAAGTTCCCTGGCTTAGGGCCAGGCAAGGCTGGGAGGAGCCACCTGACTGGAGCTGAGGGGACATGTCTGCTCCGAGACTGAATGGGCATGGGGAGGGGGAAGCCTGGGCCAGCAGGGGGCTAGCTAGCTCCCAGGGGATGTGGGGGAAACGTTAAGGAAGGTGGGAAGGGCTAGGGGAGCACTGAGACAaacagggcagaggcaggagcgGTAGGCAAGTGATGCCTCTCCTGGAGTCACCTgtgtccaggctggaggacacTGAGTTGGCCTCAGCAGGGGGCTGAGATTAACCAGAACAATGACTGCTCATGGCCCTGCCAGCTGAGCTCCAAGCGCCCCACTAACCAAGTCTCTGCAACGACACTGAGGGTAGATGGGATGGGACCAGTCTCCTTGCTTTACAGAGGGGAAAAccgaggcacagaaagagaacttgcccagggccacaccCTAGTGGTGGAGGCAGGACCTGATCTCAGGCAGACCTGGCTTCAGAGTCTAGGCTCTTAGCTCCTACCGGATGCGTCAGAGTCGAGTAAGAAATGTGCTTGGAAGGCGCTGAACTGTTCCATTTCtactcagaacttaaagtaggaGAAATTTAGGTCAGATACAAGGTAGAACTTCCTGATTCAGGAGGATGATCTGTTGATAagacagattattattatttttttttgagacggagtctcgctctgtcacccaggctggagtgcagtggcgccatctcagctcactgcaagctccgcctcctgggttcacaccattctcctgcctcagccttccaagtagctgggactacaggcgcccaccaccgcgcccggctaattttttgtatttttagtagagacggggtttcaccgtggtctcgatctcctgatctcatgatccgcccgcctcggcctcccaaagtgctgggattacaagcgtgagccacggcacccggccacgATAAGACAGATTCTATTGCAACAcatccctctccttttctcatgCCCCAACCCCAGgcctctcccagcctcctccccttACCAGGTCCCTCTGGCTTCAGTGAGACCCCTCCTCTCCTCTGGACCTCACGCCCCTGACCCTTGCCTGCATCCTCTCCTGCTCCCCTCAGTCCATGGCAGAAAtcacccccatccccacacctCACAGCCCTCCAGCTACCTCGGTGCAGCCTCAACCTGTCCCTGCGTCTCTTGTGCTCCCTGCTGCGTTTCCTGGTCCTCTCCCAACCTGGAGGTCGGTTCTCCTTCTCGGGGTAGGGCAACGCCAGCCCCAGGAGCAGGTCCTTGTCCTGCAGCAGGCCTGCAGGACTCTGCTCAGGCAGCAGCCCCTCAGCCTCTGGCAGCCTGGAGGCCTGCCTGGTGGCGGTGACCACAGCCCCAACCTGGGCCTGGCTGGGCAGGCCTGGGCCCCATTCCTTCTTGC is a window encoding:
- the DRAXIN gene encoding draxin, with the translated sequence MAGPAIHTAPMLFLVLLLPLELSLAGALAPGTPARNLPENHIDLPGPALWTPQASHHRRRSPGKKEWGPGLPSQAQVGAVVTATRQASRLPEAEGLLPEQSPAGLLQDKDLLLGLALPYPEKENRPPGWERTRKRSREHKRRRDRLRLHRGRALVRGPSSLMKKAELSEAQVLDAAMEESSTSLAPTMFFLTTFEAAPATEESLILPVTSLRPQQAQPRSDGEVMPTLDMALFDWTDYEDLKPDGWPSAKKKEKHRGKLSSDGNETSPAEGEPCDHHQDCLPGTCCDLREHLCTPHNRGLNNKCFDDCMCVEGLRCYAKFHRNRRVTRRKGRCVEPETANGDQGSFINV